The following DNA comes from Candidatus Bathyarchaeota archaeon.
ACGGGAAGTGATGGAATAGCAGACGCACCATTCGTTATCGATGGGAACAACACAGATAACTATCCGCTCACAAAGCCTTGGATGCCTGTTACAGGCACGGGCGATTTAAACCACGATGGAAAAGTAAATATTTTCGACATAGTATTGGCAGCGTCAATCTACGGATGCAGAGAAGGAGAACCAAACTGGAACCCAGAGGCAGACCTAGCTCCGAAATACGGAGTAATAGACCTATTCGACTTAGTGACAATAGTATACCATTATGGACAAAGCTGGTAGCAACAATGTAGAAGTGCACACTCGTTTCTCCATGATAGCGTGTGCCGTGAAACCCCCAAAAAATTAGGGAGGGGGGAGGGGAGGGGGGGGGGTCGGTAGCAACGCCTCCTCCAAATAAGACTGTTCAAAGGATTCGACGACTTCGAACAGAAACTCAAACGTGTCGATTCCGGCTATTGAAGCGTTGACATTAAGCTAAATTGCGTGCGCCTGTAGGTATGGTGTACATGGCAAAAAACACATGTAGACGCAGTGAGTTCGTATATAGATACATTTAAATGATTAATGCTTTCACCTATTAAAAGATACAAATTAACGAGAGGGTTAAAAATGAGCGAAATGACAACCCAAATCCTCCAAGAAAGCCTAGGGAAAACGGTACTCGTACGCTTAAAAGGCGGAAAAAGTCTACGAGGAAAACTGAAAGGATTCGACCAACACCTGAACCTAGTACTTGACGAAACTGAAGACACGACAGACCCGGAAAACCCTAAAAAACTAGACATTCTAATTGTCCGAGGCGACAACGTAATAATAATCTCGCCACCTCCAAGGTAAGAAACATGGGAAAAGGCACTGCTTCTTTCGGAAAGCATGGAAGAAAACTTATACACATCAAATGTAGAAGATGCGGTAGAAGAGCCTATAACATAAAGAAGAAAAGATGCGCTGCATGCGGCTACGGAGCTTCACCCACTCTGAAAACTTACTCGTGGCGAACCAAAACTCTTCAAGGAGAAAGAACAAGATAGATTTTTAATTCTCACCAAATCGCAAGAAGAGCATCTTAAGAAAAATCTTATCTAAAACCTTGAGATACTCTAGTGAAGTGCGAAATATTTCTTATCAATCTTCACAAAGATGAGAGGCCCCTTGCTGTGGGAAAGTTGTCTGGCTTTGCGCAAAGTTGTATTTAGAATATTGAGCAGTTTTTCTTGCTCGCTTCTCCAGCCTTGTTTCTTTTCACATGCTCCAAGCTCAAGTTTCAGCAAGTTTTCCGCCATTATAGATGTTCCGCAAATTTCTCCGTTTCTAACCAATGATTCCACCAGAACATCTTTGACCTCTCTGCGGCTTTTTAGCTGCCGCCACAAAGAGTCCGCGTTCTTCAACTGTTTATTCACCTTGGACCATTGAGGAGAAGCATCATTTCCTATAAGAAGCTTGACTCTTTCATTCCACTTCTTAATCCAAAGACCAGCCCATATGCCCACGAACTCCGAAAACTCTTCAGAGTTTTCTTCGAAATACTTGTGAACCTTGTCAATCAAGTCGCAATCACAATTTTCTTTACCGATCAGCCTCCAATGCACCTTTAGGAAGTTCATCAAATCTTCGCAGGCTATCTGTAGAACTCGTCGATCTGAGCCTTGGAGATCTAAAAGTGGATTACGGTCTTTCAAGTATTGTGATAGCATTAGCTCAAGAAAGTTCATTGATGTTCCTTCCACGCTTTCTCCAATTAATACTCGGGTAAGCGTCTTAATTAAGCGTTATTTATGGTATCTTCTATAACATTTTTTGAGAACTATTCTAAATCTCGACATGTAGGCAATCCGCAAAATAGATAGTTACCAAACCGAGACCTTTATGATACCTCTAATATTGATTTCAACTTCATAACTTTCTTATCTTCAGTTTTCATATGGGCATAATAAGTGAAACAACCATGAGTCCACAAGAGTTAGAAGAACTGCAAAAGAAAAAAACCTCGCTAGAAAATGAGCTGCAATCGTTGGACGAAAGAGAAAAGACTTTAGACAAGAAACTTAAAACGTTCGAAGAAAAACTGATGATCCAAGAGTTGGAAGAGAAAGTCAAAGCGAAGCGTGAATCAGTGAACCAGCTTGAATCCAGAATGAAAGAACTTGAAGAGAAATGGAAGGGACCACGAGAGAAATCAGAAGGCTCCGCCAAAGTGCAAGAACACCCAACGCCACAAGTTGCAGAAGAAGCACCACAACAAGAAGAAATGGTAGTAATGGAACCAGATGTGGCGCCGGAAAGCCATAAGCCTGAACAACAAGAGCCCAAAAAGAAACGAAGGTTTTTCTAAGCGATACTCCACGCCATTTGGAACAAAAAAGTTCAAGATTCCAGGGAAAACTAGAGCCTAGTTAGAGCATTTCATAACGTTTTCTGCCAAGCAATGATTCAAGCAACTGCATCTACACTGCTAAAAGCAGCTCAGGAAGTTGATTAATATCTTCTATAATGAGGTCAGGCATCTCCTTTCTTAACTCTTCTTTTTTGAACAACCCTGAGAGTACAGCAACTGTTTTTGCGCCAGCAAGTCTACCGGCTTGAATGTCAACTCCAGAGTCACTAATCACCACACAATCACAGATTGACACTTTGAGTTTATTTGCTGCCTTTAGAATGGCGTCTGGAAAAGGGGTGGGTCTCCGAACCTCTAAAGATGTTATAATTGCCGAAAAATATTGGTCGAGACGCAAGCGTTGCAGTTCTTTTTCCACCAATCTTTTAGAAACACGTCGACGAGTTACCAGAGCAAGCAGGAATTTTCTCGAAAGCCTATGTAAGGTTTTATCGACATTTGGAAACAATCTAGTTTTGCTTGAGGCGATTTTGTAGAAAGACTGCAAAAATAATGTTAGGAATTTCTCTCTCAAAGCATTATCTACATTTGTGTCATTAAAGAAATCGTCGAGAGGAAGGTTAAGTTGTAAATGTCGAGCTATTTCCAAACCCACATTATTGGAACTTTGTTTGCTCCCAATAGCGGAGAGTGCAGTTTCTGCTGCCTCAGCGAAGGCTTCTAAGGAATCAACTATTGTTCCATCTAGATCAATGAGCAGTGCTTTAGCTTTCAGTTTTTGCTGGGTCATTTTTCCATTCTTCTACATCCTTTGTTGCTGTTATAAATAAACTCTTACGGTTTTAAGACAAGAGCAAGGGTCTTACACGCACATTCATCTTACCTTGTTATTTCCGCCTATAGGAAGTGTGAGCCAATGCACGAATAAACCATATTGGAAATCATTACCCTCTTTTCATAACAGTTAATGCATCACGTCACTAACCGCATACACAGGAAGTTAGTGGATTGTCTGAACGTACGAAATGTACGAAGTGTGAAAATAGAGATGCCACAGGCGAAGATGGATTGTGTGACAGTTGCCGTTTCGTTCTAATACTCGATAACATGATGGAAGAAAGACCAATTACGGAAAAACATCTAAGATAACAAGTCAAAAACCAAGTCAGTTGAAAAGAACGGTCTTTAAGTGCAGGAAAACGCTTAAGGACGAAGTGAGGACAGTCGGTAGGCGATTTCGTTTTATATTTCTCAACAGAGCACACTCTTCCATTCCGCAGGTACACGTCGACTGTATAATATTTGCTCTGCGCCGAGGAATCTGCCGAGTTCTTCGATTGTGTTGACCATCGCCCGAGCTGTATCTTCTGATTTTGGGGCGTCTGGCTCGACATAAACAGCGTTAATCTTCAGCCGCCACTGCTTACGGTCCATTATAGGATCTACGCGACCGATAAAACGATCACCGTGCAAGATTGGCATCACATAACAGCCATACTTGCGTTTAGCCTTCGGCAGATAAACTTCAAAGCGGAAATGAAAATTAAAAAGTTGCCCTATCATTTCACCCGTCGACTTATAGCTTTGAAAGCTTTAGATGTACACGCACCCAAAAAGACAGGAATCAAACTGGGATATGAGGAAAAAGTATTTAAAACATGTAGAGTGGATAAGTGAAGCTACCCGGAGAAACTACTGCGATGACGAGAAAAGCGCGAATAAGGCTTACAAGCACCGATTACAAGCGGTTAGAAAGTATATGTAACGAACTGAAAGCCATCGCTGACAAGACAGGCGTCAAAATGACTGGGCCAATTCCTCTACCGACAAAACGACTTAAAGTTCCAGTTCTGAAGTCTCCTTCTGGGGGAGGCACTGCAACTTGGGACAAATGGGAAATGCGCATACACAAAAGGCTTATTGATATTGACGCCGAAGAACGCGTCATGAGGCGAATTATGAGAATACGAGTACCAGAGGACGTATACATAAGCATCGAACTACTCTAGACTCAGAAAGGCAAACATAAAAGACTGAAAATTGCGAGTAAAATCGAAACAGAAAAACTTAGCGCCCATATGATTTTATTCCATGTGAAAATCTTATAGCCATCCATTATGCCAAAAGGGATCAAGTTAAAAACAGCTATGAAAGAATTTATCCATGCACCAAAATACACAATAAAAATTATAGAATAGTTGAAGTCGACAAAACTGAATATCGAGCCTGTCATAAGAAACACCATAGCGAGCGCAATGTTTGTTAAGGGTCCTGCAAAAGCTGTTTTCCCTATTGTTTCTCTATCACATAAACCTGCAATCATAACAGCTCCCGGAGAAATAATCTTGAATAAAGGTGCGAAAATGGAAATCAAAGTAATTAAGGCTCCAATAGTTGTCAGTCGAAATTCTGCCCATAGCCCCTGGCGCTGCGCGGCCATCTTGTGAGCCATCTCGTGTATGAGAAAAGAAAAAGTAAGGACTGCCGCCAAAGACGCAACAGCTGTCAGAGGAAAGTTCAGAAACAGAGAGGCACCTACGCCCATCACAAGCAAGGTTCCGACGGCTAAGTGTTTAAGTTCTGTTGTACTAAACCATATGATTCTATCTCGTCCTCGCGGCGGCACCATAGTGACAGTATGCTGATAAGAACGTTCAGTCTTTGATGTTTTCAGCGTTTTTGCTAGCTGTTCCCTGGGAGCTCGAGCACGCCAAGATTCTGGGCAATTGTGATTTTCAGGTAGACGGTGTTCAACGCAGAAATATTCGCCACAGTATGGGCATTTAAAGGGCATGTAGGTTTCTGCGCTGCACTGCTTACATTCCAATTAGTTTGGCACCTTTAGCGTTTTCATTAGTTTTGTAATTTATATGTTTGCTGCCTACGGAAAAAAAGCTACCAAACATTCTTGAACAAATCTTCCTTTTCGCTGATAACCAAATCTCTAGAAGAAGATTCTTCACCGAAGTTTATTCGATTTAATCCTTTAACAATTGCAACTGGTATTGCTTCTTTTCCTTGTCCCATCACAAGCTCTGCAGCACTAGCCAATTCGTCAACAACGGCGCTGAACTTGACTCGCATAACGTAACCAAACAGGTCTTCTAAGCCGCGATAATCAAAGAAAGGATCGATTCCCCCTAGGCCAATTGCAAAATTCACTTGTCCTCGTCTAAACGACCGACTATACGTGTCAGATATAATGACTCCCACATTTTTTCCAGTTAGCCTCATGATGCTGGAACGTAGACGCCTCGCAGACTCATCGGGATCTACTGGTAAGAGTGCATAACGGTTTGCGCCTTTAATATTGGATTTGTCTATTCCCGCATTTATGTTAACCATGTCTCGTTTGTCTTCGACA
Coding sequences within:
- a CDS encoding RNA-binding protein, which encodes MSEMTTQILQESLGKTVLVRLKGGKSLRGKLKGFDQHLNLVLDETEDTTDPENPKKLDILIVRGDNVIIISPPPR
- a CDS encoding 50S ribosomal protein L37e, which gives rise to MGKGTASFGKHGRKLIHIKCRRCGRRAYNIKKKRCAACGYGASPTLKTYSWRTKTLQGERTR
- a CDS encoding HAD family hydrolase — protein: MTQQKLKAKALLIDLDGTIVDSLEAFAEAAETALSAIGSKQSSNNVGLEIARHLQLNLPLDDFFNDTNVDNALREKFLTLFLQSFYKIASSKTRLFPNVDKTLHRLSRKFLLALVTRRRVSKRLVEKELQRLRLDQYFSAIITSLEVRRPTPFPDAILKAANKLKVSICDCVVISDSGVDIQAGRLAGAKTVAVLSGLFKKEELRKEMPDLIIEDINQLPELLLAV
- a CDS encoding winged helix DNA-binding domain-containing protein — translated: MIGQLFNFHFRFEVYLPKAKRKYGCYVMPILHGDRFIGRVDPIMDRKQWRLKINAVYVEPDAPKSEDTARAMVNTIEELGRFLGAEQILYSRRVPAEWKSVLC
- the rpsJ gene encoding 30S ribosomal protein S10; this translates as MTRKARIRLTSTDYKRLESICNELKAIADKTGVKMTGPIPLPTKRLKVPVLKSPSGGGTATWDKWEMRIHKRLIDIDAEERVMRRIMRIRVPEDVYISIELL
- the cofE gene encoding coenzyme F420-0:L-glutamate ligase, with translation MKKLGIFGLEGIPLIKAGDDLADLIVSAAENNNVEIEDKDILIVAQKVISKAEDRVVQLDTVKPSRKALEIAEATGKNPKLVELVLSESKRFLKASQEILIVEDKRDMVNINAGIDKSNIKGANRYALLPVDPDESARRLRSSIMRLTGKNVGVIISDTYSRSFRRGQVNFAIGLGGIDPFFDYRGLEDLFGYVMRVKFSAVVDELASAAELVMGQGKEAIPVAIVKGLNRINFGEESSSRDLVISEKEDLFKNVW